Genomic DNA from Alicyclobacillus fastidiosus:
TAGCACAGGGTTTAAGGGCTGTTAACACCCTGCTTGATAAACCATTAGCTGGGTTAGGTCAATGATCGAACATCTAAAGTTTGTGGATGTTTCGCTGATATCAAAATGATTGAGCTCCCTTGTCTTATGTCAAGAAAGCACGGGATCTGTTAAAAGGAAATCATTAAAGCTTCAATTTTCTTGACACTAGATTTATTAAAACACTTTTATAAAGTATTATCGTATTGAGGTGGTATGTGATGGAGAACATCGGGGGCAACGCGATTGTCATCAGACAAGTAAATGAGAACTTGGTTCGTAAAGTTTTGAAGGAAAAGGAGCTAGCCACAAAGCGGCAAATTGCAGAGGCCACGGGATTGAGTATTGTCACAGTCGGTACTGTGTTGCAACATTTGATGCGAAAAAATGAAGTGCGTGAGATCGGGGTTGCTGCATCAAGTGGTGGTAGACCTGCACGACAATACAAGTACAATTTGGACTACGCTCTTGCATTGATTTTATTCCCTGTCGAAAGGGAAGGAAGTATTTACATTCATACCACTGTAGTTAATCTTGCTGGAGATTGTGTGCATGAGACCGATGTGAAAGTCGAGCACATTAATCTGTTTAGCTTTGAACAAATCATCGATAAATCCATTCACGAATTCCCCTCCATTGAAGCCATTGGATTTGGATTACCTGGTGCAGAATTTGAAGGAAAAATGATCGTGTCTGACTATAAGGATTTGCTGGGCATGGAGGTTGCGGAACATTTCAGGAATCGGTATCAAAAGCCAATCACAATTGAAAACGATGTGAACGCTGCGGTAATTGGATTTGCTAACAGGATGCAGTTAGCTGCGGATTCTTCGATTGTTTACCTATTTTTCCCTGAACGATTTCCTCCTGGTGCGGGGATTTATCTGAATGGACAACTCTACAAAGGAAGACGAAATTTCGCAGGTGAGGTAGCCAATATACCACTTGGTATAAATTGGATTGAAACTTCGTTACTCACAACATTTGATTTACTTTGTGACGCGATTTCTAAACTGA
This window encodes:
- a CDS encoding ROK family protein; its protein translation is MENIGGNAIVIRQVNENLVRKVLKEKELATKRQIAEATGLSIVTVGTVLQHLMRKNEVREIGVAASSGGRPARQYKYNLDYALALILFPVEREGSIYIHTTVVNLAGDCVHETDVKVEHINLFSFEQIIDKSIHEFPSIEAIGFGLPGAEFEGKMIVSDYKDLLGMEVAEHFRNRYQKPITIENDVNAAVIGFANRMQLAADSSIVYLFFPERFPPGAGIYLNGQLYKGRRNFAGEVANIPLGINWIETSLLTTFDLLCDAISKLTVAISSVLNPDSVVLYGNFLNQGHINAVIQKSKAQLPQSVLPTILLSDNFEADYLQGMIVQTLSTLTPNLQLTK